The following proteins are co-located in the Sulfurospirillum deleyianum DSM 6946 genome:
- a CDS encoding cold-shock protein, producing the protein MALLEGTVKWFNNEKGFGFIQPNDGGKDVFVHFRQVNRTGYGRVSLAEGQKVTYELGEGPKGPQAENVTGL; encoded by the coding sequence ATGGCTTTATTAGAGGGAACCGTTAAATGGTTTAACAATGAAAAAGGTTTTGGTTTTATCCAACCAAATGATGGCGGAAAAGATGTATTCGTACACTTTCGTCAAGTGAACAGAACAGGTTACGGCCGTGTTTCTTTAGCAGAAGGTCAAAAAGTGACTTATGAACTAGGCGAAGGTCCAAAAGGTCCTCAAGCTGAGAACGTAACAGGTCTATAA
- a CDS encoding sensor histidine kinase: protein MKNETKNALLFAIILTFLTLLLVSFPLFQYLSVSLRLHQLTQENQLKAYAKEIEQSIQGILPVQKTFLFPRSILYKVALVDEKEQIVFSLIEEPIPLMNSSFVPHNGALFYQHPLAPNLLHVKSLIIQKEISHARLFLESLWMVGVILIGMFLFTTLLLKLLLKPYVETSTRMQHFFTDVMHELKTPLGIMQLNLESLAQHLHNKQLSRSLAALSTLSTLYEDLEYLIKNKTITYTKELLDISHFLEERIAYFEALSSSKAIRIVSSIASHHTLHINRIEFQRIIDNTITNAIKYSPPQTTLFIALYENTDGLYLSFKDEGMGIKDVEKIFERHYRGDIYKGGFGIGLSIVKSICDKYKMVIEVKSEEKKGSEFVYKLK from the coding sequence TTGAAAAATGAGACCAAAAACGCACTTCTTTTTGCCATCATTTTAACGTTTTTAACCCTTCTTTTGGTCTCATTCCCTCTTTTTCAGTATCTTTCCGTCTCTTTACGCCTTCATCAGCTCACGCAAGAAAATCAACTCAAAGCCTATGCCAAAGAGATTGAGCAGAGTATTCAAGGGATTTTACCTGTTCAAAAAACCTTTCTCTTTCCCCGCTCCATCCTCTATAAAGTCGCCCTTGTAGATGAAAAAGAACAGATCGTTTTCTCTTTGATTGAAGAACCTATTCCTCTGATGAACAGCTCGTTTGTACCTCATAATGGCGCACTCTTTTACCAACATCCCCTAGCGCCTAATCTCTTACATGTAAAAAGCTTAATCATCCAAAAAGAGATCTCTCACGCACGTCTTTTTTTGGAAAGTTTATGGATGGTCGGGGTCATTTTAATAGGCATGTTTTTGTTCACAACCTTGCTTTTAAAACTGCTTTTAAAACCTTATGTCGAAACCTCAACACGCATGCAACACTTTTTTACCGATGTGATGCATGAGCTCAAAACGCCTCTAGGCATTATGCAGCTCAATCTTGAAAGCTTAGCGCAACACCTCCACAACAAACAGCTCAGTCGTTCCCTAGCCGCACTTTCAACGCTTTCGACGTTGTATGAGGATTTGGAGTATCTCATTAAAAATAAAACCATCACCTACACCAAAGAGCTTTTAGATATTTCCCATTTTTTAGAGGAGCGCATTGCTTACTTTGAAGCACTGAGCTCCTCCAAAGCCATACGCATTGTCTCGTCCATCGCATCACACCATACCTTACACATCAACCGCATTGAGTTTCAACGCATTATCGACAACACCATTACCAACGCCATCAAATACTCTCCACCACAAACAACCCTATTTATTGCACTGTATGAAAACACCGATGGTCTTTATCTCAGTTTTAAAGATGAGGGGATGGGCATTAAAGATGTTGAAAAAATCTTTGAAAGGCACTATCGGGGAGATATTTATAAAGGTGGATTTGGAATAGGGCTTAGTATTGTTAAAAGTATTTGTGATAAATATAAAATGGTGATTGAAGTAAAATCAGAAGAGAAAAAAGGCTCAGAGTTTGTTTATAAATTGAAGTAA
- a CDS encoding response regulator transcription factor has protein sequence MKILLLEDDFTYQESIQDSLEAMGYSVDAYDDGEKALDALFEKQYHLALLDIRVPSMDGYEILKEIRKAKLDVPIIFITSLTDINNLSLGYELGCNDYLRKPFSLKELQYRVCQTLKSYHLHSTLERIPLSHGFSYCTDEQTLWFENVEITLSNYERKLLFIFVKNRGHFVSMERIHEAVWEGKEIGENDIRMLIKKLRDKTDKDFIITAKGIGYKIEK, from the coding sequence ATGAAAATTTTACTGCTTGAAGATGATTTTACCTACCAAGAGAGCATTCAAGACTCCCTTGAAGCAATGGGATACAGCGTTGATGCGTACGATGATGGTGAAAAAGCATTGGATGCGTTGTTTGAAAAACAGTACCATTTGGCTCTGTTAGATATTCGTGTGCCCAGTATGGATGGGTATGAAATTTTAAAAGAGATTCGTAAAGCCAAACTGGATGTGCCTATTATTTTTATTACCTCGCTCACAGATATTAACAACCTCTCTTTAGGCTACGAGCTAGGATGCAATGATTACTTACGCAAACCCTTCTCACTCAAAGAGTTACAGTACCGTGTCTGCCAAACGCTCAAAAGTTACCATCTGCACTCTACTCTAGAGCGCATCCCACTTTCGCATGGGTTTTCCTATTGCACTGATGAACAAACGCTTTGGTTTGAAAATGTAGAGATTACTTTGAGCAACTACGAACGAAAACTCCTCTTTATATTCGTCAAAAATCGAGGGCATTTTGTCTCGATGGAGCGCATCCACGAAGCTGTGTGGGAAGGTAAGGAGATTGGGGAGAATGATATTCGGATGCTGATTAAAAAACTCAGAGATAAAACCGATAAAGATTTTATTATCACCGCCAAAGGCATAGGATATAAAATTGAAAAATGA
- a CDS encoding cache domain-containing protein, which translates to MIYKVNHALYLEDAKNSVESVLTLTQELLEHEKQLALSVALMLSQNETLKKGYLENNRSLLFATLHEEIPNIKRYLAMETLEVQLHSKEGKALVRSWDFGSHGDELLSFRKGVTLVQKHQTPFVSVELGKRLNIKAIAPVFLEGKFIGSLEVILDFETIAHKLREKKIHFAILMEKSFLEIGEWMKEKQIIKEYVLLNSECVECVSTLPSLIEPHTLRNGFARENNTLFGFTPLFDIEAKQVGYIGVWFDESLLNESLLLKASLSPTLKSLHVTHLHPEIPQNHEIEIR; encoded by the coding sequence TTGATTTACAAAGTCAACCACGCACTCTATCTTGAAGATGCCAAAAACAGCGTGGAGAGTGTTTTAACCCTCACGCAAGAACTTTTGGAGCACGAAAAACAACTCGCTTTAAGTGTCGCTTTGATGTTAAGCCAAAATGAAACCCTTAAAAAAGGGTATCTTGAAAATAACCGCTCCTTGCTTTTTGCAACCCTCCACGAGGAAATTCCCAACATTAAACGCTACCTAGCCATGGAGACTCTTGAAGTGCAACTCCATTCCAAAGAGGGAAAGGCGTTGGTGCGAAGTTGGGATTTTGGGAGTCATGGGGATGAGTTGCTCTCCTTTCGCAAAGGCGTTACCCTCGTACAAAAACACCAAACCCCTTTTGTCTCCGTTGAACTAGGCAAACGCCTCAACATCAAAGCCATCGCTCCTGTGTTTTTAGAAGGTAAATTTATAGGCTCCCTAGAGGTCATTTTGGATTTTGAGACCATCGCACACAAACTGCGTGAGAAGAAGATTCATTTTGCCATTCTGATGGAAAAATCGTTTCTGGAGATTGGAGAATGGATGAAAGAGAAGCAGATTATCAAAGAGTATGTGCTTTTAAATAGCGAATGCGTTGAGTGCGTGTCTACCCTTCCATCTTTAATTGAGCCACACACGCTGCGCAATGGTTTTGCACGTGAAAACAACACCCTTTTTGGCTTTACGCCTCTTTTTGACATTGAAGCCAAACAGGTCGGGTACATTGGAGTCTGGTTTGATGAGTCTTTGCTGAACGAATCTCTTTTACTCAAAGCCTCACTCAGTCCCACGCTCAAATCTTTACATGTAACCCATTTACACCCTGAAATTCCCCAAAACCACGAGATAGAAATCCGATGA